One Bufo gargarizans isolate SCDJY-AF-19 chromosome 3, ASM1485885v1, whole genome shotgun sequence DNA segment encodes these proteins:
- the LOC122932218 gene encoding myotubularin-related protein 9-like isoform X2, giving the protein MSLRAGKGCCVTSVLALVFISCHLLLWRGHQLDHCVHNIGMLKTKESGKDGELRSSSGTVTLKCKDLRVIDLEIPDMEETFNVARSIQALSTLDTISLSYPFFFRPTRCKLGEGWPRDTMETFYHKLKAQADAWRLSHVNKNFKVCPSYPEKVIVPVSCSDYSLKRSAAFRQGRRFPVLSYYHPRSRTVLLRSAQPLVGPNQHCSGDDEMLLDAALMGNLRGFIIDIRTEQEAKQARSSGGGTENKDRYPKWSVLHRPLVRGQALQSSLMRLVGTCYDTYLGRNHWLSKLQASQWLSHIKEALSTAGLAAECIEREGTCVLIHGEEGANNTLLVTSLAQLILSPDCRTMVGFQDLIEREWLQAGHPFQLRCARSGWAQGRLQQESPNFLLFLDCCWQLTHQFPMAMEFNEKFLCTLATHAYSSEYGTFLCNHEKERNIYKVREKTHSLWGSLNSFRQRKSLTNPVYERNPLAIWPSVAPQSIQLWEGFFLRHLMPKEHKEMSWQRTWELVGEEPY; this is encoded by the exons TGTTCACAACATCGGCATGTTGAAGACCAAGGAAAGTGGCAAAGATGGAGAATTAAGATCAAGCTCTGGAACTGTCACTCTGAAGTGCAAGGACTTGCGGGTTATTGACTTGGAAATACCTGATATGGAAGAAACATTTAATGTTGCCCGCTCTATCCAG GCTCTCTCCACGCTGGATACCATCTCTCTCAGCTACCCATTCTTCTTCAGGCCAACAAGGTGCAAGTTAGGAGAAGGATGGCCCAGAGATACCATGGAAACGTTTTATCACAAGCTCAAAGCCCAG GCAGATGCTTGGAGACTAAGCCATGTGAATAAAAACTTTAAGGTTTGCCCCAGTTATCCAGAGAAGGTTATTGTCCCTGTATCCTGCTCGGATTACTCTCTGAAGCGCTCTGCAGCTTTCAGGCAAGGCCGTAGATTCCCTGTACTGAGTTACTACCATCCAAGAAGCAGAACG GTTTTGCTGCGATCTGCTCAGCCTCTGGTTGGTCCTAACCAGCATTGTTCTGGAGATGATGAGATGTTGCTCGATGCTGCACTAATGGGAAACTTGCGCGGATTTATTATCGATATTCGCACTGAGCAGGAAGCTAAGCAAGCAAGAAGTTCAGGGGGTGGCACAGAAAACAAGGACAGATATCCCAAATGGAGTGTGCTCCATCGCCCATTAGTAAG GGGACAAGCCTTACAGAGCAGCCTGATGCGCTTGGTTGGGACCTGCTACGACACCTACCTGGGAAGGAATCATTGGCTCAGCAAGCTGCAAGCTTCACAATGGCTGTCGCATATCAAGGAAGCTCTAAGTACGGCAGGCCTGGCTGCTGAATGCATTgagag GGAAGGTACTTGTGTACTTATACATGGGGAAGAAGGGGCAAACAATACGTTGTTGGTGACATCCCTGGCACAACTTATTTTGTCTCCTGATTGCCGTACAATGGTTGGCTTCCAAGACCTAATTGAGCGTGAATGGCTACAG GCTGGTCATCCATTTCAGCTACGTTGTGCTCGATCCGGGTGGGCACAGGGCCGTCTTCAACAAGAATCCCCTAACTTTCTCCTATTCTTGGACTGTTGCTGGCAGCTCACACATCAGTTTCCCATGGCAATGGAATTTAACGAGAAATTTTTATGTACACTTGCAACCCATGCCTACAGCTCAGAGTATGGGACCTTCTTATGCAACCATGAAAAGGAAAG GAATATCTACAAAGTTCGAGAAAAGACTCATTCACTTTGGGGTAGTCTCAACAGCTTCAGACAGAGAAAAAGTCTTACAAATCCAGTTTATGAAAGAAACCCATTAGCCATTTGGCCATCAGTGGCACCACAAAGTATACAACTATGGGAGG GGTTTTTTCTCAGACACTTAATGCCCAAAGAACATAAAGAGATGTCCTGGCAGCGAACATGGGAGCTTGTTGGTGAAGAGCCCTACTAA
- the LOC122932218 gene encoding myotubularin-related protein 9-like isoform X3 has product MLKTKESGKDGELRSSSGTVTLKCKDLRVIDLEIPDMEETFNVARSIQALSTLDTISLSYPFFFRPTRCKLGEGWPRDTMETFYHKLKAQADAWRLSHVNKNFKVCPSYPEKVIVPVSCSDYSLKRSAAFRQGRRFPVLSYYHPRSRTVLLRSAQPLVGPNQHCSGDDEMLLDAALMGNLRGFIIDIRTEQEAKQARSSGGGTENKDRYPKWSVLHRPLVRGQALQSSLMRLVGTCYDTYLGRNHWLSKLQASQWLSHIKEALSTAGLAAECIEREGTCVLIHGEEGANNTLLVTSLAQLILSPDCRTMVGFQDLIEREWLQAGHPFQLRCARSGWAQGRLQQESPNFLLFLDCCWQLTHQFPMAMEFNEKFLCTLATHAYSSEYGTFLCNHEKERNIYKVREKTHSLWGSLNSFRQRKSLTNPVYERNPLAIWPSVAPQSIQLWEGFFLRHLMPKEHKEMSWQRTWELVGEEPY; this is encoded by the exons ATGTTGAAGACCAAGGAAAGTGGCAAAGATGGAGAATTAAGATCAAGCTCTGGAACTGTCACTCTGAAGTGCAAGGACTTGCGGGTTATTGACTTGGAAATACCTGATATGGAAGAAACATTTAATGTTGCCCGCTCTATCCAG GCTCTCTCCACGCTGGATACCATCTCTCTCAGCTACCCATTCTTCTTCAGGCCAACAAGGTGCAAGTTAGGAGAAGGATGGCCCAGAGATACCATGGAAACGTTTTATCACAAGCTCAAAGCCCAG GCAGATGCTTGGAGACTAAGCCATGTGAATAAAAACTTTAAGGTTTGCCCCAGTTATCCAGAGAAGGTTATTGTCCCTGTATCCTGCTCGGATTACTCTCTGAAGCGCTCTGCAGCTTTCAGGCAAGGCCGTAGATTCCCTGTACTGAGTTACTACCATCCAAGAAGCAGAACG GTTTTGCTGCGATCTGCTCAGCCTCTGGTTGGTCCTAACCAGCATTGTTCTGGAGATGATGAGATGTTGCTCGATGCTGCACTAATGGGAAACTTGCGCGGATTTATTATCGATATTCGCACTGAGCAGGAAGCTAAGCAAGCAAGAAGTTCAGGGGGTGGCACAGAAAACAAGGACAGATATCCCAAATGGAGTGTGCTCCATCGCCCATTAGTAAG GGGACAAGCCTTACAGAGCAGCCTGATGCGCTTGGTTGGGACCTGCTACGACACCTACCTGGGAAGGAATCATTGGCTCAGCAAGCTGCAAGCTTCACAATGGCTGTCGCATATCAAGGAAGCTCTAAGTACGGCAGGCCTGGCTGCTGAATGCATTgagag GGAAGGTACTTGTGTACTTATACATGGGGAAGAAGGGGCAAACAATACGTTGTTGGTGACATCCCTGGCACAACTTATTTTGTCTCCTGATTGCCGTACAATGGTTGGCTTCCAAGACCTAATTGAGCGTGAATGGCTACAG GCTGGTCATCCATTTCAGCTACGTTGTGCTCGATCCGGGTGGGCACAGGGCCGTCTTCAACAAGAATCCCCTAACTTTCTCCTATTCTTGGACTGTTGCTGGCAGCTCACACATCAGTTTCCCATGGCAATGGAATTTAACGAGAAATTTTTATGTACACTTGCAACCCATGCCTACAGCTCAGAGTATGGGACCTTCTTATGCAACCATGAAAAGGAAAG GAATATCTACAAAGTTCGAGAAAAGACTCATTCACTTTGGGGTAGTCTCAACAGCTTCAGACAGAGAAAAAGTCTTACAAATCCAGTTTATGAAAGAAACCCATTAGCCATTTGGCCATCAGTGGCACCACAAAGTATACAACTATGGGAGG GGTTTTTTCTCAGACACTTAATGCCCAAAGAACATAAAGAGATGTCCTGGCAGCGAACATGGGAGCTTGTTGGTGAAGAGCCCTACTAA